ATTTAGCTTTTAAAAAATGAGACAATTTAACGACATACAACAGCAAATAATAGATCAGATAGCAATTAGTTCTGATATCAATGCTCTGGAAGTTTTAACAACTTCTGAGCAGACGTTAACATCTGCAACTAGTACAAGTAAAGTTTCTACTTGGAGGATTTTTGTTTGGGTTGTGGCTTTTGCTATTTGGTTGCATGAGAAAATAGTTTCAGCAAATGCTGCTAATTCACGTCCTCAAAATCTACCAAATTTTATTGCAACAGTATTAAACTTTCATGATGGTTTACCATTAGTTTGGAAAGATGGGCAATTTCAGTATGACCTAGTGGGTATTAGCAATCCTGATAGTTATAAAATTATAAATCGGTGTGCAGTTCTGGAAAGTGTGGATGGTGAACTGGTTGTAAAAGTTGCACATGATAATAGTGGAGACCTTGAACCTATATCAGCTCCTCAAGCAGTAAGATTAGGATTTTATCTTAATCAAATGAAAGTACCTGGTGTTGCTATTAGATTGATAAATGAGACGGCCGATTTATTGAAAGCAACTTTAGATGTTTATGTAGATCCGCAAATGATTGATTTAGACACTGGCCGATTATTAAATACCACTGAGGTTGTTATGCCTGCAGAGGTTGCCATAAAAGAATATCTCAACAATTTAGAATTTAACGGTGCTTTTGTAACTGATTTTTTAAAAAGTAAAATGGTTGCAAAAGATGGAATAAAATTAGTAAGAGTTAATGTTTTGCAATGGAAGTATGCTGCTTTCCCTTTCACTGACTTTGAAGATTTTAAGATACCACAAAGCGGTTATTTTAAGTTTGATCCTGCTGACTTAACCATTAACTATTTGCCTTATGCGTTGGTCAACAATTGATTTTACTAAGCTAATTAAGATATCGCTGCCGATTAAATTACGCACGATACGAACATTGGCTTTTTTCAAAGCAATGGTAGCTCCATTGCAAACTATACAGCAAGAGACGTTGTATAAAATGCAGCATAATGGTACCAAGATTTATCTTGAGAAGATGTTGAATGAAACCTTTAATGTTAGTGGTTATGATAACCAGAACCACGAAGCAACAAAGTTAATTTATATTGAAGATCTACCCGGCATTGATAAATTATACGTTTGGCAAAATTTAGAAGCTGATAGCTCATTTTTTGAAGATGATGGTGATGATAATGATGACGATTTATTCTTAGATGGCGATACAGAGGGTGCATTACAATATAGTTGGACCATATTCATGCCAAACACCATCACTTTTAATGAAAATAGCTTGAGAGCATTAGTTGATAGTTACAGATACATAGGTAAAAAATACACAATTCAAACTTACATACCATGAATTTATTAGATTTCACTCGTAACGGAGGATACCGTTTAAAACAATACACTTTGCGATTAATGCAGGAGGCCTACTTCATGATATTAAAAGCAATGGTTTCTTTTATGGACATATCTGAAACTGGTAATTACATTATTAGTGGATGTAAAATTGTAGGTCCTAATATTACTGATGGCTATCTTTACATTGATGGTGAACTTTGTAAGTTTACTGCAAGCCCTGGAACATTATCTACTAAAATTAGAAAAGTTGTTGTTACTGAAAATATTGCTTTTAAAAATGGGAATAATGAGGATGTTATTAGAAAAGTAACTGCAGAGACCCATAGTACTATTGGAGTAGCACTTTCAGCCTTTATCAGAATTTCTCCTGTTTTTGATGCTGCCTATGTTCATACAGATAACAACTTTACTACAGCTGATGCTAATAAATTAGATAGTATTGAACCAGGCGCACAGGTCAATGTAAAACCAAGTTGGATAGCACCTGCCGGAGCAGTAAATGAGGTTTTGGATAAACCGGATGGCCTTTTACTTACTTACTTGAAGCAATTTACCTATATCCATGGTGATTTGATTGGTGATAGAGCATTGGTTACTTTATCATTTCCAGATATAGGAACTTCTGACTATAAAGTTATTATTAATCAACTTGGTTCTGGTAGTGATTATGCAGCTGACGGATTGATTAATTATCATACTAGAGAACACACTTCAACATCTTTTAAATTAGCCCTTGTAGATAGATTTAATTCTAATAATCAAAGTGTAAAATTTCAAATAATACTAACTCCAGATATAACAAATTAAGTTATGAAACAGACCTATTTTAATGCAATAGCATTAGCAGATAAACCCTTTATTTCTTGGATATCAGTTGGAAGTTTTACTCCTGAAGAATTTGCTGCTTCTGAGTATGCAGATGATCCTTTGATTATACCAGAAGATGAAGTTCCTTTTCCTTACAATGTTTTTGGCGTTTGTCCTAAAAAGATTGTTTCAGGTGTTTTAGAGGATAGAAGTCCAGCAGAAATGGCAGTTTTTGAAGCTGAGTGGATTATAGAGGATAGTTTGAAATTAGAACGAAGAAAAAAACAAGGAATTGATGATAATAAATTCTCTTATGATGGTCAATACTTCCCAATGGATGAAGTTAGCCGGTTGTTTTATTTAGCCATTGAAAAGAATCGTTGTAATACTAAAATCAAAACAATGAGTAATACACTTTACTCTTTGCTTGATGCTGATATTGATGACTTTTTAGCAGCTTATTACTCAAGATTATTAACTATATCTCAACATACAATCTAATGTTACAGAACGGAAACCCACCACAAAAAATTGATACTCCTGAGCGATTAGCCTGGGCAGTTGGTAAAGACCCGAAAACGTATGAGTCTGCTGCTGACTATAATTTTTTATTGGATAGGATAACTGTACTTTGGGCTATAGCTAATCCAAGTAGTGCTAATTTCCATCCAAGTAAAAAAGTTGATTTAGGGACTATTACTGGGTCATTTATAACTTACATAAACACGCATACTGCAAGAGTATTTCCAGAACCTTGTTTTTTAGTTTATAAAATAGGCGTGGTTGAATATATATATGCATTTGTTGGTATTGGTGGAACTTATGGAACTGGTCAAGGTCAAGTGAATGAAAGTCAGTTTATATTATTGACCTCAAGTGATATTCAGGAGGCAGTTCTGCCTTTGCGTAAAATAGCTGTAGGTACTCTTACTGGAACTGTCTACGCTGCCGGTAAAAATTCTCTAGGTTATGATATTGAAGTAACTCAAGTTGCTGATTATTGGTTGACTAATGTGCCCTATTTTCCTACTACTGTTGTGCGAATTCAAGAGCCTTTAACTATAAATGTTGAAGCAGGAGGTTTTGTTAAGGCATCTTGGTTTAATCAGGGAGGATTTGTGGCGTTAAAAAATGTTTACTGGCCACTTGATGGAGCAACTTCTGATGGAGGTGAGTTTTCGCATGCGTATATTGAATTTGAACAATTATAGTTATGAAACAACAGGTAACCATTGACCCAAGTATAGCAGCTGTTGTGAATATTGCCTCAGTTGGTAAAAAAGAAATTGTACCCATCTATTTTACTGCACCAGAAAATTGGAGTGGAGACTACACGTTTAAGCTTTGGAATTCTGATGTAAAAAATACAGAAATACTAGTTACAGGAACTCCTATTGGAATAGCAACAAACGTGATGACTTTGACTATTGATCCAACGGCTCAAGCAATTCCTAAAGGACTATACTATTACGAAATAATGCACACTCAAACTTCAAGAGTATTATTTAAAGGCACTTTAAACATAGTTGAATAATGGATGTAATCATTACATCGGCTGAGCCAATTCAAGTTACTATTACTTGCGACAAACCAAATATCCTGGAGGTGGTTGGTGCGGAACCAATTAATGTTACCGTTGCTTTTATTCGTGGTGAAAAGGGAGAAAAAGGCGATGCAGGAGATGTAGGTCCACAAGGATTGAAAGGCGACAAAGGTGATACTGGCACAACCGGAGCGACTGGTGCAACAGGACCACAAGGACCAACAGGATTAACCGGAGCGACTGGTGCAACAGGACCACAAGGATTGAAAGGCGACAAAGGTGATACTGGTGATGCAGGTCCACAAGGATTGAAAGGTGACAAAGGTGATACTGGTGCAACAGGACCACAAGGATTGAAAGGCGACAAAGGCGATACTGGAGATACAGGCCCACAAGGATTGAAAGGCGACAAAGGAGATACTGGTGCAGCAGGAGCGCAAGGTCCACAAGGACCACAAGGACCAACAGGAGCTACTGGTGCAACAGGACCACAAGGGCCAACAGGATTAACCGGAGCTACAGGTGCAACTGGACCACAAGGACCACAAGGACCAACAGGATTAACAGGAGCTACTGGTGCAACAGGACCACAAGGGCCAACAGGATTAACCGGAGCTACAGGTGCAACTGGACCACAAGGACCAACAGGAGCTACTGGTGCAACTGGGGCTCCGGGTAGTGACGCTACAGTTCCTACTGCAGATGCAACTACTGCAGGTAAAATGAAGCTTTATACATCTACTGGTTCTAGTACTGATGGAACTATGACCCGTAAGGCTATTACTGATGAATTAGCTGCTAGAACAAAAATATTAATTAAAGATACTACTACAAGTACGGCTCCTAGTACCACAAGTGAAAGTTTATTAAAATCATACACTTTTACTCCAGGCACTTTACCAACAAGTGGTTTTCTTGATGTATTTGTTTATGCTTCAAGAAGTGGAGGTAGTGCCGCATATACAATCAATATTAAAATAAATTCCACTAATAATTTTGCTACAGCGGCTTTAATAGCATCACCAACAACAGGAGGTAACTTTAATCCTCAAATGCAAATTAATAGAAAATTTACTTTAAAAGGAGGAAATATTTTAACAGCAGCCCTTACATCTGCTGGTAATAATAATTATACTGACATAGGAGCTTTTAGTAGTGGAGTATCTGCAGCTTGCGATAACACTGTAAATAGTGTTTATTTATACGTATCAATAACTCCTACTAGTTCAGCATCATCATGCCAAATTGAAGCAGTTGAAATTAAAACGATATGAAAACAGTAATTGATAAAAATTCAGGAAAAGTGCTTTTTGTAACTGCAATTGAGGTAGAACTTAGTAGTGACCAAATCTTAATTGATGATTATCCTACTGGAGATTTTAATAATCCTTACTATAGCACTTCCAAAAAAGAATTTTACGAAGGTATTCCAGTTATTGAAGTGGTTCCAGTTCCTGTAGAAGTTGCTCTTTGGCGAATAAGAACCATTTTGAAACTTAATGATAAAGAAAGTATTATTGAAGATACTTTAAATAGTTTCGAGGATCCAATAAAAACTGCTGCACTCAATATTTGGCAATTTGGCACAACAATAGAAAGGCAAAGTCAAACGGTTTTTTTATTGCAAAGCATATTGGAAATGACAAATGAACAGGTTGATGAAATATTTATACAAGCAAACAATATACAATTATGAAAAAGTACTTAAGTCTTAGAACGCTATACCACATCTTAATTGGAATAGCAATTGGCTATGATTTCTTTTTAGTGTGTGGACTGAACACAAAAAACTTTCCATTGACTGTTGAGTATTGGAATAACTATTTTACTCCTTTGATTGGATTATTACCGGCAGGTTTCATTTGCTTTAAATGGGATCAATGGCAGCAGGAAAAGTTTAAAGTCAATCAAGACATTGTTAAAGTATATATAACTGCTGTATCGGGAGTATTTGGCGGTCTTTTTGATATGTTATATCCTAATTGGATTTTTGCAGTAGTCTTTTCTGTAGTTTCTGTTGTGTTGATTTTGAGGCACTACAAGGAATAAGGTAGAAAGTGTAGTTCTCTGGAGGAGAGAATAAAAAAAGCCCTCCGACATTTAAAAACTTCTCACGGTTATTTAAACTGACACACTCAAGGTCGTCGGAGGACAAAAGTCTTCTGAGCCTTGAGTGTTTTCGTTTATATAATAGCCGTGAGAGGCGCAAAGATAGAATAATAATCATCAATCAACAATCAAAAAAATGAACAAGTACCATGAAATTTTGACAAAAATTGTCAAGAAAGGCAAACGCCAGGAGAACAAAAAAGGAGCAATTACTTATTTGCTAAATCAATCACTTGAACTAAAGCCAATTGACTTATTGGAGCTGTTTGAGGGGCATCCATTGGTAAAAAAGAAGCTTAAAGATGAGCTAAACTTATTTATGAGTGGTGAGCGATCAACAGAAGCTTACAGGAGTATTGGAGTGAATTGGTGGGATTACTGTGGCCCGATATTAGTCAACAGTTATCCAACTTACTTTGAACAGCTGCCAAAACTTATTGATAAAATTAACCGTGAAAAGCGGCCGTCTAAGAATTATGTTTTGTTTCTGGGTTCTACCAACACAGAGAGCAACCAACAGCCATGTTTAAGCCTGGTGCAATTTCAAATAGAAAACAATAAGTTGGTTGTGACTGCGTATCAAAGAAGCTCTGATGCTTCTCTTGGATTACCTTGTGATATCTATCACTTGTATCTGATTAGCAAACAAATTAATGTACAGCTTAAGAGCATAACATTATACTTGGGCAATGTACACATATATGAAAACAACCTCGAAGCAACTAATCAATTGCTCGATGGAAAACCTGCCACATTTACACTAAATGTAGGTGCATAAATAATCTTTAAACACACTATAAATATAGTGAACATCAATCAATAAAACAAATAATTAATCAAAAAAATGAACAAAAAAACAAAGAATTTTAACACTGCGCCATTACCGTTTATGGAGCAAAAACGCAACTTTTTGAAAGATTTTAGCAAAGCTTTAGAGAACTATCCAGAAAACGCAATTTATGTGGATTTATTTGGAGGTTCTGGGTTACTATCGCACACAGTAAAACAGCTTTATCCAAAAGCTAGAGTAATTTACAATGATTATGATAATTTTTCAGAAAGGCTAAAAAATATCGCTAAAACTAACGATTTGTTAGGAGATATCAGAGATATTTTAGAAGGATATCCTAAAGATAAAAAGATAGATGACCCTTATAAAAGTGCAATAATTCAACGACTAGAGAAAGAGGATAAGACTGGATTTGTTGATTGGATTACTGTTAGTAGTTCTATCTTGTTTAGTGGTAAGTATCATTTAAACCTGGAGGAGTTCCAGAAGGCAACATTATACAATACTGTTAGAATGAGTGACTATAATGCTGATGGATATCTTGAAGGTGTAGAGCGTGTGGCGGATGACTATAAGAAGATATTCCAGGCGTTTAAAGATAATGAGTGTGTTGTCTTTTTGGTAGACCCACCATACTTATCTACTGATGTTAAAGCCTACAAGAGTTATTGGAAGCTTGCCGACTACTTGGATGTTCTAACAGTGCTTGATGGTACCAGATACTTCTACTTTACCAGTAATAAGTCATCTATAATTGAATTGTGTGAGTGGATTGAGAATAGTACTGTAGGTAATCCTTTTAAGGATGCCAATAGGTCTTATGTTACGAATGCAGTAAACTTTAATGCAACCTATACGGATATTATGGTGTTTAAATAGTATTAAAAAGGCGTTTAAATTGTATTTGAGCGCCTTTTACAATTTTTATGCATTCTGGTATAGAATGATACTTTTTGATTTGAAATAACGTACTTTTTGATTTTCCGATTATAAACGTGAAC
The window above is part of the Flavobacterium sp. N1994 genome. Proteins encoded here:
- a CDS encoding cysteine-rich outer membrane protein, with product MPGVKVYDFNKLSLVVLGAVLVVVSLINIFVLAANSSVIALRVIVPSVLEPVDV
- a CDS encoding thymidylate synthase; this translates as MNKYHEILTKIVKKGKRQENKKGAITYLLNQSLELKPIDLLELFEGHPLVKKKLKDELNLFMSGERSTEAYRSIGVNWWDYCGPILVNSYPTYFEQLPKLIDKINREKRPSKNYVLFLGSTNTESNQQPCLSLVQFQIENNKLVVTAYQRSSDASLGLPCDIYHLYLISKQINVQLKSITLYLGNVHIYENNLEATNQLLDGKPATFTLNVGA
- a CDS encoding DNA adenine methylase, coding for MNKKTKNFNTAPLPFMEQKRNFLKDFSKALENYPENAIYVDLFGGSGLLSHTVKQLYPKARVIYNDYDNFSERLKNIAKTNDLLGDIRDILEGYPKDKKIDDPYKSAIIQRLEKEDKTGFVDWITVSSSILFSGKYHLNLEEFQKATLYNTVRMSDYNADGYLEGVERVADDYKKIFQAFKDNECVVFLVDPPYLSTDVKAYKSYWKLADYLDVLTVLDGTRYFYFTSNKSSIIELCEWIENSTVGNPFKDANRSYVTNAVNFNATYTDIMVFK